A window of the Bufo gargarizans isolate SCDJY-AF-19 chromosome 1, ASM1485885v1, whole genome shotgun sequence genome harbors these coding sequences:
- the LOC122927833 gene encoding protein ANTAGONIST OF LIKE HETEROCHROMATIN PROTEIN 1-like has protein sequence MALDEDTHLLLLMHFFIKTTRRNGLQNALQHSKSESRRRRKYRLRTYHLHSQQQIMMLLLLRERHMRQYRAIHSSHFPFLRKFKPGDFLERFRMSKDTFIYLCDRLRNSLNRPGITPEEKVGIALWRLSSKNRCPSLNQNFRACRNVVNRCLKEVCQAIVTILKPIHLHPPDCQSLKDTARIFNSRWGFPHCVGALGSFAIPLSSNSRRDSTRALVLHAVVDGHGLLWEACACYPDNMSSATILENSTLWELAQERRLQTAPNYPFLGKAHNYFLLANSSYPLQSWLLTPYSKADGLTLREEQYNLHLQRALSVAEIALLRLRARWQCLLAPSDYKMVPTVALACCVLHNLCETLEQRFDACWLEGVETMDLPVLPQSVCQSCPKDFQAESIRDAVRDYFSTQAKI, from the exons aTGGCTCTAGATGAAGATACTCATCTCCTGCTTCTcatgcatttttttattaaaacaactCGGAGAAATGggttgcaaaatgcattgcaacaCAGCAAATCTGAAAGTCGAAGGAGAAGGAAGTATAGGCTCAGGACATATCATCTGCACAGCCAGCAGCAAATTATGATG CTGTTGTTGCTGAGGGAAAGGCACATGAGACAATACAGAGCCATCCATTCTAGTCACTTTCCTTTTCTGAGAAAATTCAAGCCGGGTGATTTTCTGGAAAGATTCCGCATGTCCAaagatacttttatttatttgtgtgaCCGGCTGAGAAACAGTCTGAATCGTCCTGGTATTACACCCGAGGAGAAGGTGGGCATAGCATTGTGGAGACTGTCGAGCAAAAACAGATGCCCATCCTTGAACCAAAATTTTAGAGCTTGTCGAAATGTTGTAAATAGGTGTTTGAAGGAG gTATGCCAAGCCATAGTAACGATCCTGAAGCCTATACATCTCCATCCACCAGACTGCCAGTCCCTAAAGGACACAGCACGCATCTTTAACTCTCGTTGGGGATTCCCACATTGTGTCGGAGCACTAGGATCATTTGCCATTCCTTTATCTTCCAATTCAAGAAGGGATAGCACTCGTGCTTTGGTACTGCATGCAGTAGTAGATGGACATGGGTTGCTTTGGGAAGCCTGTGCTTGCTATCCTGACAATATGAGCAGCGCTACCATCTTGGAAAATTCTACTCTCTGGGAACTAGCTCAGGAAAGAAGACTCCAAACTGCACCAAACTATCCTTTCTTAGGCAAAGCACATAATTATTTCTTGTTAGCTAATTCTAGCTACCCATTACAGAGCTGGCTACTCACACCATACTCAAAAGCTGATGGACTCACTTTGAGAGAGGAACAATATAATCTTCACCTTCAGCGTGCACTAAGTGTGGCAGAAATTGCACTCTTGCGGTTGCGTGCAAGATGGCAGTGCTTACTAGCACCATCTGACTATAAGATGGTGCCCACTGTAGCACTAGCCTGTTGTGTGCTACATAACTTGTGCGAAACTCTAGAGCAGAGATTTGATGCTTGTTGGTTAGAAGGAGTAGAAACTATGGACCTGCCTGTCTTGCCTCAATCTGTTTGTCAATCTTGTCCTAAAGATTTTCAGGCTGAAAGCATAAGGGATGCAGTACGTGACTATTTTAGTACCCAGgccaaaatctaa